The following proteins are encoded in a genomic region of Galbibacter sp. BG1:
- the leuC gene encoding 3-isopropylmalate dehydratase large subunit: MSKTLFDKVWDSHVVHSVENGPQILYIDKHLIHEVTSPQAFNELEERDIPLFRKDQIVATADHNVPTKDQHLPIQDLLSKKQVEMLTENCKKHDVTLYGLGHPYQGIVHVMAPELGITQPGMTMVCGDSHTSTHGAFGTIAFGIGTSQVAQVFASQCLLLSKPKSMRITVNGTLKKGVLPKDVILYIIAQLGTNSGTGYFVEYAGDVFEDMTMEGRMTVCNMSIEMGARGGMIAPDETTFEYVKEREFAPKGAEFDKKVAYWKTLPTDVDAVFDKEYTFKAEDIEPMVTYGTNPGMGIKITEAIPSKDDVSFEKSLEYMGFRKGEKLLGKDINYVFIGSCTNSRIEDFRIAAEYIKGKQKAANVNALIVPGSQQVAKQIKEEGIQDVFEAAGFEMRQSGCSACLGMNEDKIPAGEYCVSTSNRNFEGRQGQGARTILASPLVAAATAIAGKIVDVTEEVEELELV, encoded by the coding sequence ATGAGCAAGACATTATTTGATAAAGTTTGGGACAGCCACGTGGTACATTCCGTAGAGAATGGTCCGCAAATATTGTATATAGATAAACATTTAATTCACGAAGTTACTAGTCCGCAAGCGTTTAACGAGTTAGAGGAGCGCGACATACCCCTTTTTAGAAAAGATCAGATTGTAGCAACGGCAGATCATAACGTTCCTACCAAGGATCAACACCTTCCTATACAAGACCTATTGTCTAAAAAACAGGTAGAGATGTTAACCGAAAATTGCAAAAAACACGACGTTACCCTTTATGGTTTAGGGCACCCTTACCAAGGGATCGTGCATGTAATGGCTCCAGAATTGGGCATTACCCAACCGGGCATGACCATGGTTTGTGGAGATAGCCACACCTCTACCCACGGTGCTTTTGGAACCATTGCCTTTGGCATTGGTACCAGCCAGGTAGCACAGGTTTTTGCGAGCCAATGTTTGCTGCTTTCCAAACCTAAAAGTATGCGTATTACCGTAAACGGAACGCTTAAAAAAGGCGTTTTGCCCAAAGATGTTATTCTTTATATCATTGCGCAATTGGGCACCAATTCGGGCACCGGATATTTTGTGGAATATGCAGGTGATGTTTTTGAAGATATGACGATGGAAGGCCGTATGACAGTTTGTAATATGAGTATTGAAATGGGCGCCCGTGGTGGTATGATCGCTCCAGATGAAACTACTTTTGAGTATGTAAAAGAACGCGAATTTGCGCCTAAAGGAGCTGAATTCGATAAAAAAGTGGCTTACTGGAAAACGCTTCCTACCGATGTTGATGCCGTGTTTGACAAAGAATATACATTTAAAGCAGAAGATATTGAGCCTATGGTTACCTACGGAACCAATCCGGGTATGGGGATTAAAATAACCGAGGCTATCCCTAGTAAAGATGATGTTTCCTTTGAAAAGTCCTTGGAATATATGGGCTTCCGTAAAGGAGAAAAACTACTGGGCAAAGATATTAACTATGTTTTTATTGGAAGCTGTACCAACTCTAGGATTGAAGATTTTAGAATTGCTGCGGAATACATAAAAGGAAAGCAAAAAGCGGCGAATGTAAACGCTTTGATAGTTCCCGGTTCCCAGCAAGTGGCGAAACAAATAAAAGAAGAAGGTATACAAGATGTATTTGAAGCCGCTGGTTTCGAAATGCGCCAAAGTGGTTGCTCTGCATGTTTGGGAATGAACGAAGATAAAATCCCTGCTGGGGAATATTGCGTGTCTACTTCCAATAGAAATTTTGAAGGACGCCAAGGCCAAGGAGCACGTACCATTTTAGCGAGTCCGCTTGTGGCAGCAGCTACGGCCATCGCTGGAAAAATTGTAGATGTAACCGAGGAAGTAGAGGAATTGGAATTGGTTTAG
- a CDS encoding 2-isopropylmalate synthase, with translation MSKEKVQIFDTTLRDGEQVPGCKLNTQQKLVIAKRLDDLGVDVIEAGFPISSPGDFNSVVEISKIVKNATVCGLTRSVKKDIEVAAEALKYAVKPRIHTGIGTSDSHIKYKFKSTREEIIERAVAAVKYAKTFVEDVEFYAEDAGRTDNEFLARVCEAVVKAGATVLNIPDTTGYCLPEEYGAKMKYLKENVKGIDNAILSCHCHNDLGLATANSIAGVVGGARQIECTINGVGERAGNTSLEEVVMVLRQHPYLNLDTNINSQLLYSTSKMVSESMGMPVQPNKAIVGANAFAHSSGIHQDGVIKNRETYEIIDPADVGVTESAIVLTARSGRAALAYRAKKVGYELTKLQLDEVYREFLTFADRKKEVLDEDIHQIIEISKIDIKAIA, from the coding sequence ATGAGTAAAGAAAAAGTCCAAATCTTTGACACGACATTAAGAGACGGAGAACAAGTACCTGGATGCAAGCTTAATACACAACAAAAGCTTGTTATTGCAAAGCGTCTTGACGATCTGGGGGTTGATGTTATAGAAGCAGGTTTCCCAATTTCAAGTCCGGGAGACTTCAACTCGGTAGTAGAGATTTCAAAAATTGTAAAAAACGCCACCGTTTGTGGGCTCACAAGGTCGGTTAAAAAAGATATTGAAGTAGCTGCAGAAGCATTAAAATATGCGGTAAAACCAAGAATCCACACAGGTATTGGTACTTCCGACTCTCATATAAAATACAAATTTAAATCCACCCGGGAAGAAATTATAGAACGGGCGGTAGCGGCTGTAAAATATGCCAAAACGTTTGTAGAAGATGTGGAGTTTTATGCAGAAGACGCTGGTAGAACCGATAACGAATTTCTTGCCCGTGTTTGCGAAGCGGTAGTAAAAGCCGGTGCTACGGTGTTGAATATTCCAGATACTACAGGGTATTGCCTTCCGGAAGAATACGGAGCTAAAATGAAGTATTTAAAGGAAAACGTAAAAGGTATCGATAACGCCATTCTTTCTTGTCATTGTCACAACGACCTTGGGTTGGCAACAGCCAACTCTATTGCTGGTGTTGTTGGAGGAGCTAGACAGATAGAGTGTACTATTAACGGTGTGGGAGAACGCGCCGGAAATACATCTTTGGAGGAGGTCGTCATGGTTCTACGCCAACACCCGTATCTCAATTTAGATACCAATATTAATTCTCAATTATTGTACAGTACCAGTAAAATGGTTTCAGAAAGCATGGGAATGCCTGTACAACCCAACAAAGCCATCGTAGGAGCAAATGCTTTTGCACATAGCTCTGGGATCCACCAAGATGGTGTTATTAAAAACCGGGAAACTTACGAAATTATAGATCCTGCCGATGTGGGTGTTACCGAATCTGCCATTGTTTTAACCGCAAGAAGCGGTAGAGCTGCACTGGCCTATCGTGCTAAAAAGGTAGGATATGAATTAACAAAGCTTCAGTTGGATGAAGTTTATAGGGAATTTTTGACCTTTGCTGATAGAAAAAAAGAAGTTCTCGATGAAGACATTCACCAAATCATCGAAATAAGTAAAATAGATATTAAAGCAATCGCTTAA
- a CDS encoding DMT family transporter, whose translation MGEKKFQFKHILELNLAVLLISTSGVLGRYIDLPPAQIIFLRSILGAVFIYIFCRYKKFNFKIKSKKDLTVILLCGAFFGIHWVTYFYALKLSSVAIGMLSIYTYPVITSFLEPIILKRSFQKAHLALGVLVLTGVYFLVPEVSFENQHFIAVLFGVTSAFFYAIRNILMKPKVENYNGSVLMFYQLLVIMVLLSPVLLNTDLVAVKSQFLPIIFLALVTTSIGHSLLLMSFKHFSATTASIMSSVQPIYGILMGMLFLGEFPAWHTVIGGALILSAVFIESARHFKGVGK comes from the coding sequence TTGGGAGAAAAGAAATTTCAGTTTAAGCATATTTTAGAATTAAATCTGGCGGTATTGCTCATTAGTACCTCTGGGGTTTTGGGGAGGTACATAGACTTACCACCGGCACAAATTATATTTTTACGTTCTATTCTTGGGGCTGTTTTTATTTATATATTTTGTAGGTATAAAAAGTTCAATTTTAAAATAAAAAGTAAAAAGGATTTAACGGTAATTCTGCTGTGTGGTGCCTTTTTTGGGATCCATTGGGTTACTTATTTTTATGCGTTAAAGTTATCCAGTGTGGCCATAGGGATGCTTTCCATCTATACGTACCCCGTAATAACCTCCTTTTTAGAGCCTATTATTTTAAAGAGAAGTTTTCAAAAGGCTCATTTGGCTCTTGGCGTATTGGTGCTTACCGGAGTTTATTTTTTAGTTCCCGAGGTAAGCTTTGAAAATCAGCATTTTATTGCGGTATTGTTTGGAGTGACTTCTGCTTTTTTCTATGCTATTAGAAACATTTTAATGAAACCCAAAGTAGAAAATTACAACGGTTCTGTATTAATGTTTTATCAGCTACTGGTTATTATGGTTTTGCTGAGTCCCGTTCTCTTAAATACTGATTTAGTCGCTGTAAAATCGCAGTTTCTACCTATTATTTTCTTGGCGTTGGTTACCACTAGTATTGGGCATTCGTTACTTTTAATGAGTTTTAAGCATTTTAGTGCCACCACCGCCAGTATTATGAGCAGTGTACAGCCTATCTACGGAATTTTAATGGGCATGCTTTTTTTAGGGGAATTCCCAGCTTGGCATACTGTTATCGGCGGCGCTTTAATTTTAAGTGCCGTTTTTATTGAAAGCGCCAGACATTTTAAAGGTGTAGGAAAATAG
- a CDS encoding VOC family protein → MNTFHLAFKVKDIESTRAFYIDILGCKEGRSTETWIDFNFFGHQLSAHLSTNIPDLDYCGKVDGIDVPIPHFGCLLSEEEFNTIQLKLEKENVSFIIKPQTRYKGKAGEQQTMFVFDFSGNPIEFKSFKNKNEVF, encoded by the coding sequence ATGAATACGTTTCACCTCGCTTTTAAAGTAAAAGACATTGAAAGTACACGAGCTTTCTACATAGATATTTTGGGTTGTAAAGAAGGTAGGTCTACCGAAACTTGGATCGATTTCAATTTCTTTGGTCACCAACTTTCTGCACATTTAAGTACCAATATTCCGGATCTGGACTACTGTGGAAAAGTAGATGGAATAGACGTGCCAATTCCGCATTTTGGATGTTTATTATCAGAAGAAGAGTTCAACACGATTCAGCTTAAACTTGAAAAAGAAAATGTTTCATTTATTATAAAGCCACAAACGCGGTATAAGGGAAAAGCGGGAGAACAGCAAACCATGTTTGTATTCGATTTTAGTGGTAACCCCATTGAATTTAAGTCTTTTAAAAATAAAAATGAAGTGTTTTGA
- a CDS encoding acetylxylan esterase: protein MKPTKTPTLILSFFASFAIYCQSENTYSIPELLTSNSKEQITITKDWERKRRKEIIELFKTNVYGSFPKQEITVKSNLISEDKNALCGKATRKIITINFISKKDTVRADLLIYLPNQTKIPRPVFLGLNFFGNHTIHPDKNIPLPKGFVKNNAEFFIFDNTATNKSRGVRANRWPVEHILERGYGLATLHYGDLAPDNPEKYQEGIYSLFKNESIDQTGAIAAWTFGLQTAMDYLVTDSDIDSEKITVFGHSRLGKAALWAGALDERFSIVISNDSGCGGAALFRRKKGEDIAEINKLFPHWFAPNFHQFNKKENELPVDQHMFLASIAPRGVYVGSAERDLNADPYGEYLSLYYASPVYELYGYDTPQTENLPTINKPLISGKQGYHIRAGGHDMSRFDWESYLNFADYYFNTY from the coding sequence ATGAAACCTACCAAAACACCAACTTTAATCCTTTCTTTTTTTGCGAGCTTTGCCATTTATTGCCAAAGCGAAAATACCTATTCAATACCAGAACTGTTGACCTCCAATAGTAAAGAACAAATAACAATTACTAAAGATTGGGAAAGAAAAAGAAGGAAGGAAATTATCGAGCTGTTTAAAACCAATGTTTATGGCAGCTTCCCAAAACAAGAAATTACAGTTAAAAGTAATTTAATCTCGGAAGATAAAAATGCATTATGCGGGAAAGCAACGCGGAAAATAATTACCATTAATTTTATTAGCAAAAAAGATACTGTTAGAGCGGATTTATTAATCTATTTACCTAATCAAACGAAAATTCCAAGACCAGTATTTTTAGGACTTAATTTTTTTGGGAATCACACTATCCATCCTGATAAGAACATTCCTTTACCGAAGGGTTTTGTAAAAAACAATGCCGAATTTTTTATTTTTGACAATACCGCTACTAATAAATCCCGGGGAGTTAGGGCTAACCGATGGCCTGTAGAACATATTCTAGAGCGTGGATATGGTCTGGCTACTCTTCATTACGGTGATTTAGCACCGGATAACCCAGAAAAGTACCAAGAAGGGATATATAGCTTATTTAAAAACGAATCTATAGACCAAACTGGAGCTATAGCCGCTTGGACATTTGGACTACAAACAGCAATGGATTATTTAGTAACCGATAGCGATATTGATTCTGAAAAAATTACTGTTTTTGGACATTCCAGGTTAGGCAAAGCAGCTTTGTGGGCCGGTGCTTTAGACGAACGTTTTAGCATCGTTATTTCCAACGATTCCGGTTGTGGCGGTGCTGCCCTCTTCAGAAGGAAAAAGGGAGAAGATATTGCCGAAATAAATAAACTCTTCCCTCATTGGTTTGCTCCCAACTTTCATCAATTCAATAAAAAAGAAAACGAATTACCGGTAGACCAACATATGTTTCTTGCTTCCATAGCTCCAAGAGGTGTGTATGTTGGAAGTGCAGAACGAGACCTCAATGCCGACCCGTACGGAGAATATTTATCCCTTTATTATGCCAGCCCCGTTTATGAACTATACGGTTATGATACACCGCAAACAGAAAACCTTCCAACAATCAATAAACCTTTAATTTCTGGTAAACAGGGCTACCATATTAGGGCAGGCGGCCACGACATGTCTCGATTCGACTGGGAGAGTTATCTTAACTTTGCCGATTATTATTTTAATACCTATTAG